The nucleotide sequence ataagtcatttgaccactcgacttcagtttctttatctgtaaaattgtaataataataatagcaccacctTCACAGGGTTCTTataagatgaaatgagataaaatgtgtaGAGTTTTGCAGACCATATAAAACTATCCAAattctagctattgttattaagtACAGGTGGACAGTAATAAtcatttctattaataaaaagttgtttttcacAGCACTCCAAAACTTACTACTCCATTTGATCATCAAAATCGCTAGAGCAgaactatccccattttacaaaggagtaaATTGTTTCAGACATGTTAAGTGCTGTCTGTCCCCTACTTAGGATAGTGAGTTGGAAGCAGAatcaggactagaacccaaggCTTTTGACTCTCAAAGGTCAGGCCTTTTCCACTGCATTATTTTTATGCCAGTCATTAAAATCTGGCAGTCAAAGCGGAAGGGAACCCCAAGCCAATTGAGGTCAGCGATCAGATTGAAGGGATGCTGATAAGAGCTTCTAGGAAGCCATTGGAACAGAGCAGCATGGATGGCTTCAAAAGAAACCTTAACAGGGATGGTGTGAGAGGCTACATATAGAGGACTCTGAAACTTCAAGAAGACACATTAAGTGACACTCCCCTAACAGGTCAATGGGACATGTGCTTTGGAGAAAACCACAGAGATAGGGTTCTTATTGCCAAGACTCTTTCTGAATCATAATttccaaatttataataattatacattcaaataatattattatattgtatattactATACATtatcaatataattaatattaaatttagatataaaattttatatgataaatttctaattttataataatttccaaggctctttctgaattcatttgtgaccccattttaggattttccttggcaaagatactggcatggtttgccattttcttctccaattcttttttacagatgaggaaactgaggcagggtcaagtgacttgcccaaggttatacagctagtaagtgtctgaggctggatttgaactcatgaagatgagtcttcccaattccatgtTCATTGCACCCCCTCACTGTCCTATTATCAGAACTAATTGTATCCTCTCCAGGTTAACTACTTGTTTATTAGTGTCCAGTCCTCAGCTACTCAAATTGGCATGTGTAATACAtgcattattatttcttaatgagAATCTCTCAGCAGCACAGTATAATAGCAGAAAAAGTGCTCAAATCTAAGCTGTCATACTAGCTGGTTCACCTCTCAGAGCctcttgtttcctcatctctaaaatgggaataacgaTCAGATCATTGCACTCCATATctcacagagctgttgtgagaaAGTTTTAAGTGCTAAACAAATGTGAGGAGGAATTTTTACAGCTGCTGCTCTTATCATTCTTTGGCCTCAGGAAGGATGGCTTCTGGAAGTAGCCAAGAGTTAGAAAGTCAATTAGAACTCCCAGAAAATAAGCTCTGGGATTGTAGAACTGGTGGACCTAAAAAAGCAGAGATTTAGGGCACAGTATGGGCAGTCAGGcattgcagtggatagagtgctggagctggagttaggaagactcattttttcttgaattcaaatttggcctcgggcacttagtagctgtgtgaccctgggcaagtcactgaaccctgtttgcctcagtttcctcatctgtaaaataagccacagaaggaaatggcaaaccactctagtatctttgccaagaaaaatcccaaatggggtcataaagactcagacaatgactgaacaaaataatAGAGCAAATTAGGCAGTCGAGCACCCAGGTAGGGAAGACACAGGTGAGTTATTCAGGCAGATGCTCTTGTCAGCTCACCTTAGCTAAGCTCTCATACACACCAGGGCATGATTTAGGAGATCAGCTGTGAAGCAGGGACTGAGACCCATTTCTCACACATACTCCAAGCCCAATCCTCaacactactttttaaaaaatcagcttaGAGCAAGCCCAACCCCTCCAATCAACAAATTTCCTTAATCACCATGAAGGAAAGCTTCCGGGGAGGCAGGAAACAAAGCCAAGTTAAGAAAAAGCTATAAAAAAGGACTCACATCCCAGTGCAGGAGTGATTCAAGAAATGGGGAGCAAGAAGACCATGTTGGTAAAGAGATGACATTTGTTTAGCACTTTGTAAACACTAAAGCATTTTGCATACCTTTCTCAGTTGACCTTTACAACAACCTTGCTGGGTAGGTCctgcaggtattattatctccagcTTGCCCaagactccaagtccaggattCGGCCCATTATTATTACACAGCTTCTCTCTTCAGCAGCAAGCATTTGGTCACTTGCTAATCCATAAGGCACTCCTGGGTTTGACCTCCTAATCCCTGAAATGAATTCATCGTGAGTCCAATTCCGTGGAAATGTTTATTAGTCTGTTTCCAAAGTTTCTCCTCACTTTTGAGGATGGCCTCAAAGGAACAGAAAGCAGAGAGAGTGTCATCAGAAACCCTTCGTCCCATCCCATGCCCACTTTTCTCATCCTGCATCTCAGACCACAATTCTGGATTTCCCAGGTGCTAAtgtattcacttaaaaaatataacttaattttttaagtttataactCACTTAAAAAAAGATTAGCAACTTCCCCAGCAGTTTAGGATTACCCACTTCTCTTCTATAATTTGATTACTGACTCCCAATGAAATAGTTCTGACTCCATTATCTTTCTTTGATTTGCCTAAGGAATCCACTGCTAGGTAATGTGAAAACTTGTTTTAACTGGAGATAGAGAAATGAGAGTTCGGTCACTGCCATTAGGTAGACTCTGAGTTCCCCCCCAGAAGTTGTCAAAATAATCAACCTCTCTTTGGTTCAGGGATACTGGAATCGAGAGTAAACAAATGCTAAACAGTTGGAAGAAGGACATGGGCTTGAATGATGGCTGTTCACACAAGAGAGACTGAACTCAATTCTGATTATAGCTCAGTGACTCCTTCCTTCTCAGACTCTAGGCATAGATAGAGTATCacgtttcattttaaaaagttaatctaAAAGCCATAGGAGGGTTCTCTGTTTCCAGAAGACTGTGTTGATATTGTTTTTTGCTTACCACCATTCCCTTCTCTCACTATTAATGGGCTTCCTCTTCTGCCAGGAAAGACGTTGGGACTGGCCTTCTGCCAGGACAGGTGGTGACTAGATGCCGAGCTCCACTGAGCATGATTCTGACTCCTGCCAGTCTCAGTCCCTAGAGAGGGTCAGCTTCAGGAATTTGTCCAAAACACATGCACACAGATAAGACAGAAGCCCTGGGACTCGCTCCAGGCAGAGTACCAGCTGCTGTCAAGTGTCTCCAAAGcaggaagggaatttccctgatGGAGGTCCTTCCATTTCCTATTCCCCAAGGTCcagcttctcccctctccccctagCATGGAGGGTAGTTGGCAGCACATGGGTGCTGGAAGTCAACCTCTGGCTTTTATGAGCTATATGCcgatgggcaagtcatttaccttttcagaggctccattttctcatttgtaaaatggggataacaatacctCTAGGGCTGTTGCGATGATTGGAtgatacatgaaaaaatgctgtaATCGTTAAAGCACTCTATCAAGCTAGCTATTAGTaatagtaggggcagctaggtagcacagtagatataATGCTAGACCTaaaatcaggaaggctcatcttcctgagttcaaatctggccctagacacttactagctatgcgaccttgggcaagtcacttagttctgAAGCAAgttgcttcagttcttcatctgcaaaatgagctaaagaaagacatggcaaaccattccagtatctttgccaagaatatcccaaacGGAGTCCTAAAGAGTCGCACGTGACCAAAACGACTGAACAATGAGACGTAGTAGTGTTGGCAGGGGAAGGTATAATAATAAGAGGATATCTTTATTTGGTTGATAATTTTTACCCTTAACACTGTGAGACCTAAAAGAGATAGGCACGTGGATGATGACACCTTTCTTCAAGGAACCTAAGTCTCACTGAGGACAAATAATAcaaagagaacaatatatatgtaattaaagTGCTCAATTGAATGGCTCTGGAAGGGATGATGAACAATATcagggaataataacaataacaaaaggatgatcaggaaaagctttgttAAAGAAGTAGATTGGGTAGACTTTGGATATGTAGGGAAAAGAGGTGGGGGAGAAGAAAGCCTAAATAAAGGCTTAGAGTCTTAGGTGTATGAAATGGTTTAGGAGATAACAAGAAGGCTAAAAATTTTATGTTGGAAAATAATGGGAGAGATGGTTGGTAAAGTAGACTGACTCTAGGTTAAAGGGTTTAGATTCCATGTCGTAAATAAAGGAGAAGCACTAGAGGTTCCAGTCAGGAGAGTCTTAGGTGGTCTTAATGCAGAATGAATTAGTAAGGGAAAGTCTGAAAGAAGAGCAGCCAATTTGAAGGCTGTTATGGAAATCCAAATCTGAGGTGATGAGAGCCCTGGAGAAGGGGACAATattagggaggaaggaaaaaggcaaaaaaaaaaaaaagagagagagagagagagatgcccaAGGTACCTGGGAAAATCCCCTCTTCTTTGCCAATAAACACATAATGATGAAGGGTTTGATCATTACTATTTCTTGGATAGGAAGTGACATTTTCATCTAGGGTCCTCCAAATCTACTAAAGGAGCAACTGGGTAGACCAAGGAGTTCTCCTAGCTTAATGGAGctgttctccctttcttcttaGGAGAATGGGACCGTGAAGACAACCATCACCCAGATGACCCAGAACCTCATCCTGTCCCTTACCACCAGGAACCAGTTCCAAGAGATAAGGGAGAAGTTCCGCCAGCCTGTTACAGACAAAGGGACCATTCTGAAGTCAAAGCCCCAAGCAGCCCAGAAGGATATCCTGAGTGTGTGTTGTGACCCGCTCATTCTGGCCCAGCAGCTCACCCACATAGAGCTGGTCAGTGTCTCATCTTCTCTCCTCTTGTAACCCTCTTTTCAGCCTACAAGACCTCAAGGATGTAGTTCTCAGCATACCCTCTAAACCCCACCCCCAAAGCTTGGAAGCAAAGGCTTTGAGATTGAACTTCTAGCATTCGATTCATTCATACTGTCTCCATCTATCTTGCTGATCTCTATCATCCatatatgtctatgtctatataactctataacatataatatctatataatgTCTATAACATATACAAGACAAAACTATGAATGTCTGAAAGGATTGTTAAAGTCAACAGGGTTGGGTCAGGAAAAGAGGCAgtttatagagaaaataaaatgaagatgatgccCTACATTGCCTGCCCCCCAGACAACTCCTTGCAATGCTAAAGGAttccaacaaaaaaaaagtatatagaaGGTATTTCtgtggacagctgggtggctcaatggatagagaaccaggtctagagatgggaggtcctaggcctcagacacttcctagttgtgtgaccctgggcaagtcacttaaccccttttgcctagcccttactgctcttctgccttggaaccaatacatagtattgagtctaagatggaaggtaagagtttaaaaaaatggccCCAAAATACAAGAGTAGGGATGCTGGttgctctgataagcctaagaaaagtcaaaaagtgcctaggtatgttcatataagaaatacctATTAAATTATGGGGTTTGCTATTTTGCACAATTTTCAGCTTATGCAAAGGGTCTTGGAGTGTATTGGTCACATAAAATGAGGTACTAGGGTCATTTAATATACAGATTTAGATTTATTAGCACTTTTTTAAAGCAGCCACCTTTTCTAATCTTTTTCCTCCCCAATTCCATTCCAGGAAAGGGTCAGCAACATTTATCCTGAGGATCTGATGCAAATAGTCAGCCACATGGACTCTCTAGATAATCACAAGGtgggtcttttttcttttcttaaccaGGGGGAAAATTGGGAGGCCATCTTCCTGTTTCTTATAGATCTAAGCAGACCCTTAGCAATGTTACACAGAATTTGTCCTTCAAAACCCCAAGAGAAGGCTCTATTCTTGCACTGTGTAGAGACTGTTTAAACTCAGAGTTCTAGATATCCATTCCTTACCCTGAGCCTCCTCAAAATGACTCATTATTTTTGGCATAGCAGGGATGCTTGCTTCCATTATCAGGTTTGGATTTTAGAAACAAGAGTATACAGAAGACTGGATCCCCTCCCTAGATGAAAGAGCTCTTCCCCTAATTCTCATTCTTTTGTGCTTTAAATGACATGCAGAAGATCAGGAGGACACACAGAAGCCATTACTTAAACCTGAAAACCAAACATCAAAAACCACATATATTTTTTCCCTGTTCGCTAataggtttctttaaaaaaaaattttatcttccatcttagaatcattacagTATATTGGTTATaaagcagaggagtggtaagggctaggcaatggggattaagagacttgccagggtcacacagctaggcagttgtatgaggtcaaatttgaatccaggacctcctgtttctagacctggctctcaatccattgagccacctacctgtccccaacactaataggcttttttttttttagaccctcgtacttcggtgtattgtctcataggtggaagagtggtaagggtgggcaatgggggtcaagtgactcgcccagggtcacacagctgggaagtggctgaggccgggtttgaacctaggacctcctgtctctaggcctgactctcactccactgagctacccagctgcccccactaataGGCTTTTAATTTGGGTTCTGACAATGTTTGGTGTTAGGGATTCTATCCTCTTTGGGGTGATATTATTACACCCCATAAAACAAATCAAGCCAAGACCAAGGAAGAGAAATGGACCATCGCTGATGGAACAGAAATGGGCAAGGAGAGGGTTAATTCCTTACCTGAATGGGAAAGCCTTTTCCTCTACTTAAAAAACACTCTAGGCTCATTGTACTCCTCACAGAGCTCCAGCCTCTTTGTTTGCCAGACCTGAAAGAATCACtaggatggggggcagctgggtgactcactggatagagatccaggcctggagatggcaggtcctggcttcaaatctagcctcagacacttcctagctgtgtgatcctgggcaaatcacttaaactccattgcccttatcactcttctgccttggaactaatatttaattttggttttaagacagacacgaagggttaaaaaaaaaaaaaaaagaaatcagtaggGTAGTGGAATCGGGTTTGATGTCAGAATTGGAGAACTACAGTAGAGTTGCCTGGGGAAAAGCAGTGGTTAACCAGGCAAGGTAGGGGCTACTCTACAAGAACAATAAATCCTATAATGCTTGTTTCCAAAGAAGACAGATGAGATCATAGGAAGCTGACAGAGAAAGAGCTCCCCTTCCCAACTCCACCCgaatctatttttttccccaaaggacCTTTCCCCTCAAAGGAAACTTGCCTCTCTCTTCTTGGGTAAAGCCAAGAGAATTCTATCTCTCTTATGAGAAAGAGGACGAGTTTTGAATTCCCTTCTTCTCAAAGGTGAGGACTGATTACTGATCTCTTATCTCCCAGTGCCGTGGGGATGTCACCAAGACCTATACCCTAGAGGCCTATGATAATTGGTTCAACTGCCTGAGCATGCTGGTGGCCACAGAGATCTGCAGGGTAAGTGACTGTGTCAGATCTTGTTTTGAACAAGAGCCGATTTCCATATATGATCATCTATACCACCCTGTCCTATAAGCAGATTCCTTAGCCCCTCTCCCACCCTCTGATTAAATAAATACACCTTCCATATACACAAGGATAGAAATATTCTCCCTGTCACAGCACTACATAATGGAAGACCCAACTCAAACCTTCAGTTTCTGCCTTCTCCCAAAAGTCTtccccaacaaagtagtccatcCTTTCTGTCCTTTCTGACTACCACAGCAAGgccaggtgacacagtggatagagcactgagcctgggtTCAGGTAGAGCTGAGTTcatatttggtctcagatacttattgggcgtgaccctgggcagccatttaatctttgtttgcctcagtttcctcaactgtaaaatggggtaaaataaTAACACCCATTTCCTATAGTTGTTTTTTACgtttccttttatatttcctATGCTtgctgaaaatcaaaggagacaaACCCTGAAAAGCATTTAAaatggtgcctgacacatagtaagaactATATGAATGCTGGTTATTATTGATTTCAgtctctttcccccctttttttaagcATCTAGAGCCCCAATTCATTCCCATTTGGGGCAATTGATAGCATACAGCCTTGCACTGTTTTGTGAGCTGTGTGAACTTTGTCTCTCCTGCTTGGCTAAAAGTTTGCTAAAGGAAGGGATTGTGTTTCTAGACTTCTCATCTCTCCCCGTGGCCTTAGTCCAGTTGTGGTCACTCAGTGGGTGCTTAATGAGCATGTATCGGTCAGGAGTCACATCACTAGAAACAGCCTGGGTAAAGTGAACCTGAATCAACATGCTGGGGCTAATGTGTTTATCCTGCCCAGCCCCTAAGCTGGTTTGCTGCCAAAAGATGAAGGTGGGCACATGTGGCTATGAAGCAGCGGCTTCCAGTTCCAGGATGCCAAGAACCCCTCCTAGGAGTCAACCCCTTGGCGTAGGGGAGAAAGTTGCTGATACTTTCCTGCTGCCGGATGGATCACTTTACAGCTGGATGAGGCGGGCTGCCTGGGGAACACCCCACCcctggaaaaataaattcaagctGACCTTCCCTGCTTCCTCTTTGTCCTTGAGATTGCTCCTTCGAGAATACCATTTAGACCAGTATTTTTGAGGGCTGAGCTATTGTGTTAAAATTATCCCTTCTTACCGACTTTGGGGAAATGACTTTTGGGGGAAATCTCAACAAATATATTACTCTTATTCACCTCTGGGATTGTAGGTACATACACAGATGTTATATCAGTGTCTAGCTagagttacatttttaaaactggGTTGGTCAACAACAGACTCTTAAAAAGAGATCTTTGAATAGGAAAAATAGTTATATGCTCAAAAAAACCATAGTTCTAGTCCACACTTGGGTTTTCTGTAAAGCACATTTTGAGTGAAAGCATGACCTATATTTGGACCAACGCAATAAATATGTTGTTGTAAAGATATATGAAAAAGACAAGTGAATTTTCATATCATCAGATGGCCTCTAAGCAGTCCATAGAGCCATCTCAGGGAGAGAAAACAGATTAATTACAATATTCTCTGAAGTGTCACAGAGCAGAGGTTGTAGCCTTTCTATTGACCTGAAGGACTTAACTGGAAGCTATATCTTTCCTTCAGGTGGTGAAGAAGAAGCAAAGGACAAGAATGGTGGAATTCTTCATCGATGTGGCAAGGGAATGTTTCAACATTGGAAATTTTAATTCCATGATGGCCATTATCTGTGAGTACCAAGCCCTCCCTGCCCTGTGCCGCCATCTTGTGGCAACACTTAAAACCTCTCATCCTTTCAGTGCTGAGACAAGTCCATCTTTCTCCTTTGTGGGAAGTCATTTACTGATCATAGCTGGAAGCTTTTCCATTTCTCCCAGTTCTTGTTGGAGTTCTTCCTTTATCGGCATTATCCCTCTTCCATCTCAGTCCTCCAAATTGAAACAGCACTCTTTTCACAGATTATAGTATCATTTTCATTGGAAAACTATCCTTTGGGCTGACGCCATGGTGCTTTTCTTCCTCTTACAGCTGGCATGAACCTGAGTCCAGTGGCACGATTAAAGAAAACATGGTCCAAAGTCAAGACTGCCAAATTTGATGTACTGGAGGTATGCCCTGGATTTCTTGGCATAGTGCCTAAGACAGAGATAACAGTAACTTTgtcaaagaaatataaacataGTGTCCTAGAATACGATGAAGCTTAAACCGGGCATCCTAAAAGCAAGCATTTAAGATATCCCTCCCCAAGTATTTGCAGGATCTCTCCATACATGCAGACTTTGAAGCTTTGGTAATCTAGCCTAGAAGAAGCATCCATAGGCtgcttctgtgttttttttaGGACATAAGGAAGAAGACAACACAAGCAGCTGAAACCCCCCTCATTTCTTTACCTTTCCCCATTCCGAGGGCCCCCTCTCCTAAATGGATAACACTGGAAATTCCAccattattacttcatttttatcattcttaATGTGCAAATGATGTTGGAGGATGACATTTTAAGATGGCATCAGTATGGACAATCTACtggaaaggaagaatttgagaGCAAGGGTTGATGATGGGGTAACAGGAGAGCTCATGAGAGTATTAAGTTGTTCCTAGAAGCCAGGAATAGAAACTAAACAAGTTAGATGATGAAGTCTACATGGTGTCTCTATTTCtgaagttgttgggtttttttaaaatctcctttgTCATTTGCCCAGCTATCTTTCTATAATGTCTCCCAAGCAAATACATCAGCTTTATACCTGGAAATTCCCATCCCTTATGGTTGGTTTGGGAAGATTCTAGGAGagatttcagcttttgctgctaccaAGCCACCATCTTGTCTCCGCCCCAGCATCCCATCCTCTGGGTATCCATTTgttctccttttccccatttcctctCTTAGGGtagcttttcttttcatctcttttattaGGGAGTCAGAACCTCTGATTCACAATAAAAGGCTACCCTCTAGTGGCAGGATCTGAAATCAGGCTagggtccattttttttttcccccagaagagGGACTAGAGAGTATCTTTCTATAACTGCAAGAAGTATAATGTGTTAGGCCATAGGAAAACCTTAAGGTACAGGACTTGACGACCTTAAGAGTATGGCTTTTGGCTAATGTCCTATCCTTCCCACTTACAGCACCACATGGACCCATCCAGCAACTTCTGTAACTATCGCACTGCCCTGCAAGGGGCCGCCCAGAGATCTCAGACTGCCAACAGCAGCAGGGAGAAGATTGTCATCCCAGTTTTCAATCTCTTCATCAAAGACATCTACTTTCTGCACAAAATACACACTAACCGCCTGCCAAATGGCCAGATAAACTTCAAGGTGAGCCCTGGGAgctgtcaattaaaaaaaaaaaaaaaggaaaaaacatccATACTGTATGTAGTAGGGGAGAAGAATGATGAAATAGAAGACACCTTAGAGGTGACTTAGGCCAACTCCTCACTCACTTCATGAATCACTTTTACAATACCCCTAACAAGACTATACTCACTTATCTAAGTGCTGGACATATCATATAAGTGAGCACAGGAAGCCATTAGGAGACAGTTGAGTCCTCAAATGAGAGGCACTAACCCCGAGTCTAATCTTAGCATTCAGAGAAGGGAGATAACATTAAAATTACTGAATGAAAGgtgtcttagagat is from Gracilinanus agilis isolate LMUSP501 chromosome 2, AgileGrace, whole genome shotgun sequence and encodes:
- the RASGEF1A gene encoding ras-GEF domain-containing family member 1A isoform X2; its protein translation is MYILQKTMRETMPQTPIFSSMLGSSCSGQVQPDMGERSGGDLVFQDGNLISGSLEALIEHLVPTVDYYPDRTYIFTFLLSSRIFIPPYDLLAKVGQICTKQKQQLEAETEKAKLKSFTAKIIQLLKEWTEAFPYDFQDEKVMKELKEITHRITQCDENGTVKTTITQMTQNLILSLTTRNQFQEIREKFRQPVTDKGTILKSKPQAAQKDILSVCCDPLILAQQLTHIELERVSNIYPEDLMQIVSHMDSLDNHKCRGDVTKTYTLEAYDNWFNCLSMLVATEICRVVKKKQRTRMVEFFIDVARECFNIGNFNSMMAIISGMNLSPVARLKKTWSKVKTAKFDVLEHHMDPSSNFCNYRTALQGAAQRSQTANSSREKIVIPVFNLFIKDIYFLHKIHTNRLPNGQINFKKFWEISRQIHDFLTWKQVECPFEKDKKIQSYLLTAPIYSEEALFVASFESEGPENHMEKDSWKTLRTTLLNRA
- the RASGEF1A gene encoding ras-GEF domain-containing family member 1A isoform X1, which encodes MYILQKTMRETMPQTPIFSSMLGSSCSGQVQPDMGERSGGDLVFQDGNLISGSLEALIEHLVPTVDYYPDRTYIFTFLLSSRIFIPPYDLLAKVGQICTKQKQQLEAETEKAKLKSFTAKIIQLLKEWTEAFPYDFQDEKVMKELKEITHRITQCDEENGTVKTTITQMTQNLILSLTTRNQFQEIREKFRQPVTDKGTILKSKPQAAQKDILSVCCDPLILAQQLTHIELERVSNIYPEDLMQIVSHMDSLDNHKCRGDVTKTYTLEAYDNWFNCLSMLVATEICRVVKKKQRTRMVEFFIDVARECFNIGNFNSMMAIISGMNLSPVARLKKTWSKVKTAKFDVLEHHMDPSSNFCNYRTALQGAAQRSQTANSSREKIVIPVFNLFIKDIYFLHKIHTNRLPNGQINFKKFWEISRQIHDFLTWKQVECPFEKDKKIQSYLLTAPIYSEEALFVASFESEGPENHMEKDSWKTLRTTLLNRA